The segment ATTGCATATTTCATATCcttaaatgaaaagaaaaaaaacttttGTTTAAaaagtgtgtatgtgtgtgtgtgtaaatacacacacacacacacatatatgtatatgtatgtatgtatgtatgtatgtatgcatgcatgtatgtatctatgtatatatacatacatatttgcattaacCTCAATGACATCACCTCGTCCCTTTTGATAAAATTTATCTATCCTTTATACTTTGATGGAAGTACACACCTCGGTCAAGTTGATTTATGACATGGTGGATGTTAATACCATGTACCAAGGCTTCCATGCCCACCTCTCCATTTGCTTTCTTTTCACGATATGACCTAAATTATGTTTATTTATTCTTCCTGCACAATATTTAATGTGGAAGTGAACTGTCCTCAGCGAATATGACATCATCCTAATATATcccaaattaaaataataaaaaacctcTTGAAtagtaaatatatattaaaaaactctttaacaaaatattacaataaaatgtattcccttttatatttttttaattttctaaatttagatttatatataaacaacaaaatggagtcccataGCCACACAAATCAATGAGATGAACTTTCTCGAATTAAACAAAATCTCTTTAGAGGATTAATGTCCAAAGCCGACCTTTTACTACTTTAAACTCCTTTCACTTCAAGTAGGTGGCACACGAACTAATATAAATCCTTGCACTTCAACCCAATGCACATACCACAAGGAGAGGGATCCGAGAAAAGGGGTGCTACCTTCGTCGGAATTCTTGCATTTATATCCATTTGTGCAATGGAAGAAGCTCAACTTCGTTTCGCAGATATAACCTCTGCAGATGTCAAAGCAGATGTCAAATTGTGGTTGACGGGCACAAATGGGGAAATATACGAAAGAAATCTAATTTATCTTCATTCTGCAATTATGAAAAGATCTCAGTTTTTTGAAGTCATGATGTCTGACCGCTGGTCATCGGGTAAGCCAACCGAAATAAGCGTAACTACTTCTCATAACTTTGATGAGTACATAAAATGCAATCAACTCATATATCGCGAGCGTATGTATTTTTCCAACATAGAGGAATGCCTCGCTATTCTCTCAGTTGCTTCCGAGTTGTTGGCTGATGACCTCATCAACAAATGCATGCAATATTTGCAAGCAGTTCATTGGAGTGCTGCGGAAGAAATCCAAATTGGAGATGTGCTCTCTTGTCTGGGATTGAAACCTTTACCAGATTTAGCTGCAAGGCTTGAAAATGAGGACGCCCACCATATAATATTTGTGGAAAGGATTATCAAAGAAATGGTCTCTCTTATTCAAGATACCGAGAGCAAGGAAACCATAATGAGGATAAATGCGGAGAAATATATAGGAGGCATCTTCGAGGGAAATACACCACGAGATGTTGTGGAAATATGCGAGCGTGAAATTTTTCAATCATCTGTCCGTTCTCGCAATATTTCAGCTATTAGGTCGCTCTCTAAATTTTTGGATCATTGTGACGGAGAGACACTGAAAGCTGAATTCATAGCTATGCTTGAAGATCCAGAATTTATGACACATGTGAAGAAGGCTATGAAGGGACTAGAATCGGACCAATGTAGTGAGTATCCACAATTATGTGAAGATGTGTTCTACATTATAATCTGGTTTATGAAGGCCACTGAACGCGGAAAGATTATAATTTCAAGAGCTTCTCGGAATTCTTTCGTCACGACTTGGTTACCAATCATGACAGATTTGTGTCGTGAAAGAGTTGACAAATTTCAGGAGCTTGATGAGGCAGTGCTTAATGTGGTTAAGGGCTTACCTTTGGCGGATAAGATACGTATTTGCGTGGAATGGATAGAGGTTTACAAGGAGAATCACATGGACATCTCCACGCCATTAACTTTGTTTATAGATCTGCACGATGCTCATTACAAATCGATGTCAAAGCAGCAGTACCCTGTGTTTTATTATTAAATGTTGAAAGCTCTTTTGGGAATAACTTTTCTTTTTCATCCGTAGATGTTTGGGCTTTGATGCTTTTTGCATTTTGGTCACAGAGAAGTCAATATTTTGGGCTACCGTTGGTGGGTTTTGAACTTGGAAGGTGTTTACTCTCATAAATATTAggttataatattttaaattcttAAGAGAACACATTTTTAGTTCCTGCCGATAGGCATTTACTAATGAGTTCATTTAGACTGCTATTTATTTTGCTTTTGACCAATCAGaatgaataattaaaatttattagagGCAGGTCTATAGTTTGTCATTAAGAATATATTTTATATGATTTAAATATTGTTATTTATCGGAATTTTTATTGGCTAGTGTGTAAGCATACAATTCATAATATTAATTAGAAAGTTTCAGTATTAATTACTGTTTTTGAGATCATAGTTGTGGCTGGGTGCTGAAGTGTTCATAGAGTACGGTGCCAACTCATTGTATTGAATGCTCAGTAGATTAGTAGTCTGGGAGTTGAGGATTGCTTTTATATTGTTTTCTTTTCAACATTCTCAGACATTGCAGGTTGCATATTTGATAGACTCGGGAAAGATTTATCAACGCTTATCCTTCCACGGTAAATTTCGTTCTCAAAGGATTTTCCCAGATTTTCCTGTTTATGTATTTCGTTCTCAAAGGATTTTCCCAGATTTTCTTGGATGAAACAAATATATTTAAAAGGAATTTGACCAATTTTTTAGAGCTTCACAATGCTATGTTTTTTAGGGCTTCTACTAATGCTGATGATTGCAGGGCATTTTTTAGCTTAACTTTTTGTGGGCATCAGCCATAATTGCCTGTTATGACGTGGGTTTAATTAGCCACTTTTTTTAAGCAAAGATTGGTGGTTTCATGTGCTTTCTATGGATGACAGTATTACAGATCAAAAGCTTACAAAGAACTTGCTCAAGATCTCTTTAAATGAagattaaaatttatatttatgtCAATCTCATACTACTAACTTAAATCATAATAAAGAAATGTGACCTGTCCTTTTTTtgaattttgtatatatttttatatttccacCTTTCAAGGCCAAAATTGTAAAAATAATTTGAGTGTTTTATATTGCTGCAAAACTTCTCCAATGTTGATGTTTGCAATATCACAAATCGCGCTGACCGCATCTAGCTCTACACTCTGCTTTTTAAAATTGCAATAAAATTTTGATTTGCAATGCTCCTACAATTCAAGTTGCGCTCTAGTTGCCCTTAAATTTATTAGGACTGTAATGCTAAGATGTTCAATTTTGGCTAACTAAGGCGGTTGGCCGATTGTTTTTCTCTTCATTAGATTTATTAGATATGAGACTAGTCATGGTTTCTAACAGCTTATAAGCACTTTGCTTGCCATTTACAGAGGTGGATTTTGGTTGGATATTCAGATATCTGGTTTCTAGGTCTTCAAGAGAACTTTCCAAGTAACACACATTTAGTTATTTTGATTGCCAATTTTCTTCCTTGTACCCATTATTTTGTTTTCTTCAGAATGTCATTCGATCATATTTGTTCGGAGTtttttagatcaaaatttcttctaATTTTTAGAATCAGATTTAAGCTAAGTTGGAAATAATAGGATTTGATCAGAATAGGCTTTgaaaaaaattgttgtgttttttTTGGGCATTATTTTCTcagtaatta is part of the Cryptomeria japonica chromosome 10, Sugi_1.0, whole genome shotgun sequence genome and harbors:
- the LOC131056606 gene encoding BTB/POZ domain-containing protein At3g05675-like, coding for MEEAQLRFADITSADVKADVKLWLTGTNGEIYERNLIYLHSAIMKRSQFFEVMMSDRWSSGKPTEISVTTSHNFDEYIKCNQLIYRERMYFSNIEECLAILSVASELLADDLINKCMQYLQAVHWSAAEEIQIGDVLSCLGLKPLPDLAARLENEDAHHIIFVERIIKEMVSLIQDTESKETIMRINAEKYIGGIFEGNTPRDVVEICEREIFQSSVRSRNISAIRSLSKFLDHCDGETLKAEFIAMLEDPEFMTHVKKAMKGLESDQCSEYPQLCEDVFYIIIWFMKATERGKIIISRASRNSFVTTWLPIMTDLCRERVDKFQELDEAVLNVVKGLPLADKIRICVEWIEVYKENHMDISTPLTLFIDLHDAHYKSMSKQQYPVFYY